The following are encoded in a window of Paraburkholderia hospita genomic DNA:
- a CDS encoding LysR substrate-binding domain-containing protein has product MPALNALKAFEVAGRTGSFTRAAELLNVTQSAVSRQVRQLEEQLGETLLQRRHHHLDLTASGRVLLQALQHSFDKIEWTVRSIQEKTHLNRLRVNAPPTFASRWFLPRLGRLHTEHPELELSLSTRLEDNLAESSVLDCAIRFGNGEWEGFDNLLLMNERHIAVCSPALLARQAGNEVIDLNQFTLLHVLAGDNQRYLTWQHWLKAAGIEGVDTSGGFEFDLLDHAIRAAVDGLGITIADRHMIAHELANGQLVQVLNVHVDGHQSYWLVTRPEQGDLPHVTVFRDWLQQEVWLTQRSVETSAAARVPLISGH; this is encoded by the coding sequence ATGCCAGCGCTCAATGCGCTCAAAGCCTTCGAAGTCGCCGGGCGCACGGGCAGCTTCACGCGCGCGGCGGAATTGCTCAACGTCACCCAAAGCGCGGTGAGCCGCCAGGTGCGGCAACTCGAAGAGCAACTCGGCGAAACGCTATTGCAGCGTAGGCATCATCATCTGGATCTGACGGCATCGGGCCGCGTGCTGCTGCAGGCGTTGCAGCATTCGTTCGACAAGATCGAATGGACCGTGCGCTCGATTCAGGAAAAGACGCATCTGAATCGCTTGCGGGTCAATGCGCCGCCGACTTTCGCCAGCCGCTGGTTTCTGCCGCGCCTCGGGCGCTTGCACACTGAGCACCCCGAACTGGAATTGAGCCTGTCGACGCGGCTAGAGGACAATCTTGCCGAGTCGAGCGTGCTCGATTGCGCGATCCGCTTCGGCAATGGCGAATGGGAAGGATTCGATAATCTGCTGCTGATGAATGAGCGGCACATCGCCGTGTGCTCGCCCGCGTTGCTCGCACGCCAGGCGGGCAATGAGGTCATCGATCTCAATCAATTCACTTTGCTGCATGTTTTAGCGGGCGACAACCAGCGTTATCTGACCTGGCAGCATTGGCTGAAGGCGGCGGGCATCGAAGGTGTGGATACGTCGGGCGGTTTCGAATTCGATCTGCTCGATCACGCGATACGCGCTGCCGTCGACGGCCTAGGCATCACGATCGCCGATCGTCATATGATTGCGCACGAGCTCGCCAATGGACAGCTCGTGCAGGTGCTGAACGTGCATGTCGATGGGCACCAGTCATATTGGCTCGTGACGCGTCCCGAACAGGGCGACCTGCCGCATGTGACGGTGTTTCGCGACTGGCTGCAACAGGAAGTGTGGCTGACGCAGCGCAGCGTCGAAACATCGGCGGCTGCGCGGGTGCCTTTGATCAGCGGCCATTGA
- a CDS encoding inorganic phosphate transporter, producing the protein MPELSYPQTGTASAKNRNLGLAVFVIALVAGAIYCAFQLVGDLESVRTGSIVAYLLLGVALLIALGFEFVNGFHDTANAVATVIYTHSLSPNVAVVWSGTWNFLGVLTSSGAVAFGILQLLPVELILQVGSSAGFAMVFALLIAAIIWNLGTWWFGLPSSSSHTLIGSIIGVGLMNQLLHGADGTSGVDWGQAAGVGKSLLFSPLIGFLLAGLLLLVLKALVRVPALYAEPKGKAPPPFWIRGLLILTCTGVSFAHGSNDGQKGMGLIMLILIGTVPTAYALNKAVTANETQTFLAVSQQASAALGKYATQGVPPVVAPRSEVENYVRTRQLTPATVPALQKLMEQIGQQVSSSGTMANVPQDKVDNVRNNMYVASEAIRLMEKAKQPAFAADDAKAIDNFRKQMDHATKFIPTWVKVAVAIALGLGTMVGWKRIVVTVGEKIGKQHLTYGQGASAELVAMVTIGAADMYGLPVSTTHVLSSGVAGTMAANGSGLQWGTVRSLVLAWVLTLPASIALSGGLYWLFRHLF; encoded by the coding sequence ATGCCGGAACTCTCATATCCGCAGACAGGCACCGCGAGTGCCAAAAACCGCAACTTAGGACTCGCCGTCTTTGTGATTGCGCTGGTCGCTGGCGCGATCTATTGCGCGTTTCAGTTGGTCGGCGACCTCGAATCCGTTCGCACCGGTTCGATCGTCGCTTATCTGCTGCTCGGCGTGGCCCTTCTGATCGCGCTCGGCTTCGAGTTCGTCAATGGCTTTCACGACACGGCAAACGCCGTCGCGACCGTGATCTATACGCACTCGCTCTCGCCTAACGTCGCGGTCGTGTGGTCTGGCACGTGGAATTTCCTCGGCGTGCTGACCTCGAGCGGCGCAGTCGCATTCGGCATTCTTCAGTTGCTGCCCGTCGAACTGATTCTGCAAGTGGGCAGCAGCGCAGGCTTTGCGATGGTGTTCGCGCTGCTGATCGCCGCGATCATCTGGAATCTGGGTACGTGGTGGTTCGGCCTGCCGTCTTCGAGCTCGCATACGCTGATCGGCTCGATCATTGGCGTCGGCCTGATGAACCAGCTGCTGCATGGCGCGGACGGCACGAGCGGCGTCGATTGGGGGCAAGCCGCCGGCGTCGGCAAGTCGCTGCTGTTCTCGCCGCTGATCGGCTTCCTGCTCGCGGGCCTTCTGCTGCTGGTCCTCAAGGCGCTCGTGCGCGTGCCCGCGCTGTACGCGGAGCCGAAAGGCAAAGCACCGCCGCCGTTCTGGATTCGCGGGCTGCTGATTCTGACCTGCACGGGTGTGTCGTTCGCGCATGGTTCCAACGACGGCCAGAAAGGCATGGGCCTCATCATGCTGATCCTGATCGGCACCGTGCCGACCGCCTATGCACTGAACAAGGCGGTCACGGCCAACGAAACGCAAACCTTCCTCGCCGTCTCGCAGCAGGCTTCGGCTGCGCTCGGCAAGTATGCGACGCAAGGCGTGCCGCCCGTCGTCGCGCCGCGCAGCGAGGTAGAGAACTACGTCCGCACGCGGCAGCTCACGCCCGCCACAGTGCCCGCGCTGCAGAAGCTGATGGAGCAGATCGGCCAGCAGGTCAGCTCGTCCGGCACGATGGCGAACGTGCCGCAAGACAAGGTCGATAACGTGCGCAACAACATGTACGTCGCGTCGGAAGCGATCCGTCTGATGGAAAAGGCGAAGCAGCCCGCGTTTGCAGCGGACGACGCCAAGGCCATCGACAACTTCAGGAAGCAGATGGACCACGCGACCAAGTTCATCCCGACGTGGGTGAAAGTCGCCGTGGCAATCGCACTGGGTCTCGGCACGATGGTGGGCTGGAAGCGCATCGTCGTGACAGTCGGCGAGAAGATCGGCAAGCAGCATCTGACCTATGGACAGGGCGCATCGGCCGAACTCGTCGCGATGGTCACGATCGGCGCCGCCGACATGTACGGCCTGCCCGTGTCGACGACGCACGTGCTGTCCTCGGGTGTGGCAGGCACGATGGCCGCCAATGGCTCAGGCCTGCAATGGGGCACCGTGCGCAGCCTGGTGCTGGCGTGGGTGCTGACGCTGCCCGCATCGATCGCGCTGTCCGGGGGACTGTACTGGTTGTTCCGTCACCTGTTCTGA
- the ppk2 gene encoding polyphosphate kinase 2 — MKESEQELDAESLAARQRRFEEDLVDAYDEELEMEVDDRILDGGEGFTPEARELRKQYFRELFRLQGELVKLQDWIVKTGHRLVVIFEGRDAAGKGGAIKRITQRLNPRVCRVAALPAPNNRERTQWYFQRYVSHLPAGGEMVLFDRSWYNRAGVERVMGFCTDDEYDEFFRSVPEFEKMLVRSGVQIIKYWFSITDEEQEIRFQARIHDPLKQWKLSPMDLESRRRWERYTQAKEVMLQRSHIAEAPWWVVQAVDKKRARLNCIHHLLSQVPYHEIEHPSIVLPERVFHEDYSRHPVPDKMIVPDVF; from the coding sequence ATGAAGGAATCCGAACAGGAACTTGACGCCGAGTCGCTCGCCGCACGGCAGCGCCGCTTCGAAGAGGACCTCGTCGATGCGTACGACGAGGAACTCGAAATGGAAGTCGACGACCGCATCCTCGACGGCGGCGAAGGCTTTACGCCCGAAGCGCGCGAATTGCGCAAGCAATATTTCCGCGAGCTGTTCCGTCTGCAAGGCGAGCTCGTCAAGCTGCAGGACTGGATCGTCAAGACAGGGCATCGCCTTGTCGTGATCTTCGAAGGCCGCGACGCGGCTGGCAAGGGCGGTGCGATCAAGCGCATCACGCAACGGCTGAATCCGCGCGTATGCCGGGTCGCGGCACTGCCCGCGCCGAACAACCGCGAACGCACGCAATGGTACTTCCAGCGTTATGTCAGCCACCTGCCTGCAGGCGGCGAAATGGTGCTGTTCGATCGCAGCTGGTACAACCGCGCGGGCGTCGAGCGCGTGATGGGCTTCTGCACCGACGACGAATACGACGAGTTCTTCCGCTCGGTGCCCGAGTTCGAGAAGATGCTCGTGCGCAGCGGCGTTCAGATTATCAAGTACTGGTTCTCGATCACCGACGAAGAGCAGGAAATCCGCTTCCAGGCGCGTATCCACGATCCGCTCAAGCAATGGAAGCTCAGCCCGATGGACCTCGAAAGCCGTCGCCGCTGGGAGCGTTATACGCAGGCGAAGGAAGTGATGTTGCAGCGCTCGCATATCGCCGAGGCGCCGTGGTGGGTCGTGCAGGCCGTCGACAAGAAGCGCGCGCGGCTGAACTGCATTCATCATCTGCTGAGCCAGGTGCCGTATCACGAGATCGAACATCCGTCCATCGTGTTGCCGGAACGCGTCTTTCACGAGGACTACAGCCGTCATCCTGTGCCGGACAAGATGATCGTACCCGACGTGTTTTGA
- a CDS encoding VOC family protein, translating into MNQPESQSHTQEPRFEGLSAVTLATHDMERAVAFYLALGFPLAYGGPFEAFTSFAFGGTYLNVILDTRGPVLWWGRVIVHVSDVDAVYHKALAAGYQPEAAPADASWGERYFHITDPDGHEISIAKRL; encoded by the coding sequence ATGAATCAGCCGGAATCACAGAGCCATACGCAAGAGCCGCGATTCGAAGGGCTCAGTGCTGTCACGCTCGCCACGCACGACATGGAGCGCGCTGTTGCGTTTTATCTGGCGCTTGGCTTTCCACTTGCCTATGGGGGGCCATTCGAGGCGTTCACGTCGTTTGCGTTCGGCGGCACCTATCTGAACGTGATTCTCGACACGAGAGGACCGGTGCTATGGTGGGGGCGTGTGATCGTTCACGTGTCCGACGTGGACGCCGTTTATCACAAGGCGCTGGCAGCGGGATACCAGCCCGAGGCCGCACCCGCCGATGCTTCATGGGGCGAACGATATTTCCATATCACCGATCCAGACGGCCACGAGATCAGCATCGCCAAGAGGCTTTGA
- the ggt gene encoding gamma-glutamyltransferase, which yields MKLIDKAKFSATALAVAGLFTTTAGFLESAPAYAKAPPPQQPVLTASAVAVADKYSADAAEQIFKEGGNAVDAAVAIAFTLAVTYPEAGNIGGGGFMTLYVNGKPYFIDYRERAPLAATRNMFLDDQGNVIKGKSLFGYYAAGVPGTVAGMWEAQHRFGKLKWKQVLAPAIKYARDGFEVDEQLAKRREDAEKDFEGKTNFDTYFGNLKQGVNFKQPDLAAVLTRIANQGAREFYNGKTADLIAASMKGHGLITKRDLQDYRAVWRQPIQANWNGYHVITAPPPSSGGIGLVQLLKMKADLKSDFTNVDLNSPQYIHLISEIEKRVFADRAQYLGDPDFYKVPVAQLTDDAYIAKRAAEVNPNTPSDTKSVQPGLGTSMPEKAETTHFSVVDKWGNAVSNTYTINGYFGSGVVAEGTGIVLNDEMDDFASKPGVPNMFGVVGSDANSIEPKKRPLSSMSPTILTKDGKVSLVIGTPGGSRIFTSIFQVVNNVYDFNMPLKEAVGAMRFHHQLLPPNTIFWEPYAPIEGELAKQVEAKGYTLKAQDFNGDIQAIKINGERPEAVSDPRGRGVSRVIP from the coding sequence TTGAAACTAATAGATAAAGCGAAATTCTCCGCAACAGCACTGGCCGTCGCAGGGCTCTTCACGACTACCGCGGGCTTTCTCGAGTCCGCACCTGCTTACGCGAAGGCGCCCCCGCCGCAGCAACCCGTACTGACCGCATCGGCCGTCGCCGTCGCCGACAAGTACAGCGCTGATGCTGCCGAGCAGATCTTCAAGGAAGGCGGCAATGCCGTCGACGCCGCTGTCGCCATCGCCTTCACGCTGGCCGTCACCTACCCTGAGGCAGGCAACATCGGCGGTGGCGGCTTCATGACGCTATACGTGAACGGCAAGCCGTATTTCATCGACTATCGCGAGCGTGCGCCGCTGGCTGCGACGCGCAACATGTTTCTCGACGATCAGGGCAATGTCATCAAGGGCAAGAGCCTTTTCGGCTATTACGCAGCGGGTGTGCCAGGAACAGTGGCAGGCATGTGGGAAGCACAGCACCGTTTCGGCAAACTGAAATGGAAGCAGGTTCTGGCGCCCGCCATCAAATATGCGCGTGACGGCTTCGAAGTCGACGAGCAGCTTGCAAAGCGCCGCGAAGATGCCGAGAAGGACTTCGAAGGCAAGACGAATTTCGACACCTATTTCGGCAATCTGAAACAGGGCGTCAATTTCAAGCAGCCGGATCTCGCCGCCGTGCTCACGCGCATCGCGAATCAGGGCGCGCGCGAGTTCTATAACGGCAAGACGGCCGATCTGATCGCCGCGTCGATGAAGGGGCACGGCCTCATCACGAAGCGCGATCTGCAGGACTACCGCGCTGTGTGGCGTCAGCCCATTCAGGCGAACTGGAACGGCTATCACGTGATCACCGCGCCGCCGCCGAGCTCGGGCGGCATTGGCCTCGTGCAATTGCTGAAGATGAAGGCGGACCTGAAGAGCGACTTCACCAATGTCGATCTCAACTCGCCGCAGTACATTCACCTGATATCGGAAATCGAAAAGCGCGTCTTTGCCGATCGCGCGCAGTACCTGGGCGACCCGGACTTCTATAAGGTACCCGTCGCACAACTGACGGACGACGCCTACATCGCGAAGCGCGCGGCCGAAGTGAATCCGAACACGCCGTCGGACACGAAGAGCGTGCAGCCGGGCCTCGGCACGTCGATGCCCGAGAAAGCGGAGACCACGCATTTCTCGGTGGTCGACAAGTGGGGCAATGCCGTGTCGAATACGTACACGATCAACGGCTATTTCGGTTCCGGTGTCGTTGCGGAAGGCACGGGCATCGTGCTGAACGACGAGATGGACGACTTCGCATCGAAGCCTGGCGTGCCGAACATGTTCGGCGTGGTGGGCAGCGACGCGAACTCGATCGAGCCGAAGAAGCGCCCGTTGTCGTCGATGTCGCCGACCATTCTGACGAAGGACGGCAAGGTGTCGCTGGTGATCGGCACGCCGGGCGGATCGCGCATCTTCACGTCGATTTTCCAGGTGGTCAACAACGTGTACGACTTCAATATGCCGCTGAAGGAAGCCGTTGGCGCGATGCGTTTCCATCATCAACTGTTGCCGCCGAACACGATCTTCTGGGAGCCGTATGCGCCTATCGAAGGCGAACTCGCGAAGCAGGTCGAAGCTAAGGGTTATACGCTGAAGGCGCAGGACTTCAATGGCGACATTCAGGCGATCAAGATCAACGGCGAGCGGCCGGAGGCCGTATCCGATCCACGCGGACGCGGCGTGTCGCGTGTGATACCGTAA
- a CDS encoding MFS transporter: MPLAIGTFIVPLIVACAMFMENVDSTVLVTSLPVLARDLGHDPITLKLAITAYVIGLGVFIPVCGWVADRYGPRSVFRTAIGIFMAGSLMAAASTTLPLFVAARFVQGIGGAMMVPVGRIIIFRSVPKSDFIRAVNYLTVPALLGPVVGPPLGGFITTYLHWRLIFVVNIPIGLFGIWLTNKHIANMREAHPGPLDWTGFALSAGGASLFMLGLSLVGGELVSDRVSVTMCVLGAALLLVYWRYASRVERPVLDLRLLRIPSFHASVVAGSLFRIGLGAVPFLLPLALQEGLGMTPFAAGTITCASAFGSIFMKTIASSVLARFGFRRVLMFNAVLAGCAIASYGLFGPGTPHAVIWFVVLFGGVFPSLQFTSLNSLAYADIPSRDVGRATSVASVVQQISLGLGVTIAGIVLQISHNVQGHPTIVWTDFWPAFLVVGLFSLASIPVTAKLPHNSGEELARGGRGEA, from the coding sequence ATGCCTCTGGCAATAGGCACCTTCATCGTTCCACTGATAGTCGCCTGCGCGATGTTCATGGAAAACGTCGACTCGACGGTCCTCGTCACATCCCTACCCGTACTGGCCCGGGACTTGGGCCACGACCCAATCACCCTAAAGCTCGCTATCACGGCCTACGTGATCGGCCTCGGCGTGTTCATCCCCGTCTGCGGCTGGGTAGCCGACCGCTACGGTCCACGCTCCGTATTCCGCACTGCAATCGGCATCTTCATGGCCGGCTCCCTGATGGCCGCCGCATCGACGACGCTGCCGCTCTTCGTCGCCGCGCGCTTCGTGCAAGGCATCGGCGGCGCAATGATGGTGCCCGTCGGGCGCATCATCATTTTCCGGTCCGTACCGAAGTCGGACTTCATCCGCGCCGTCAACTATCTGACCGTGCCCGCGCTGCTCGGGCCCGTCGTCGGGCCGCCGCTCGGCGGCTTCATCACGACCTATCTGCATTGGCGTCTGATCTTCGTCGTCAACATTCCGATCGGTCTGTTCGGAATCTGGCTCACGAACAAACACATCGCCAACATGCGCGAAGCGCATCCCGGACCGCTCGACTGGACCGGTTTCGCCCTGTCGGCGGGCGGCGCGTCGCTGTTCATGCTCGGCTTGTCGCTGGTCGGCGGCGAACTGGTATCGGACCGCGTATCGGTGACGATGTGCGTGCTCGGCGCCGCGCTGCTGCTCGTCTACTGGCGCTACGCGAGTCGTGTCGAACGGCCTGTGCTCGATCTGAGGCTGCTGCGTATCCCGAGTTTTCACGCGAGCGTCGTCGCTGGCTCGCTGTTTCGGATAGGGCTTGGCGCCGTTCCGTTCCTGTTGCCGCTCGCGTTGCAGGAAGGACTCGGCATGACGCCGTTCGCGGCGGGCACGATCACCTGCGCATCGGCGTTCGGCTCGATCTTCATGAAGACGATCGCGTCGTCGGTGCTCGCACGCTTCGGCTTCCGGCGCGTGCTGATGTTCAACGCAGTGCTGGCTGGCTGCGCGATCGCGAGTTATGGACTGTTCGGTCCCGGAACGCCGCACGCTGTGATCTGGTTTGTCGTGCTGTTCGGCGGCGTGTTTCCGTCGTTGCAATTCACGTCGCTGAACTCGCTCGCGTATGCGGACATTCCGAGCCGCGACGTGGGTCGCGCGACGAGCGTCGCGAGCGTGGTTCAACAGATTTCGCTGGGTCTCGGTGTGACGATCGCGGGCATCGTGCTGCAGATCTCGCACAATGTGCAAGGGCATCCGACTATCGTGTGGACCGACTTCTGGCCCGCGTTTCTGGTGGTTGGTCTGTTCTCGCTCGCGTCGATTCCCGTGACGGCGAAGCTGCCGCACAACAGCGGCGAAGAACTCGCGCGTGGCGGAAGAGGGGAAGCGTGA
- a CDS encoding phosphocholine cytidylyltransferase family protein: MRAIILAAGLGLRLQQPVGEQFPKCLLRFDGVTLLERHLQMLDAAGVTDVVLALGFQPELVEAELERIEWPHKVEIRLNPRFDLGSVLTVHTVADAMTSGGDVLLMDADVLYDERILSALVAGEHANRLLIDRDFEAGDEPVKLCLKDGVPVELRKQLAVGLEYDTIGESVGFFRLREETAKRFAEIVAGYVDSGRANMPHEEAVRDLLLERSHVFDTADVTGAPWIEIDFPNDVKRAAAEILPMLQPMVGAGR; this comes from the coding sequence ATGCGCGCCATCATTCTTGCTGCAGGTCTTGGCCTGCGTCTCCAGCAACCTGTTGGAGAACAGTTTCCCAAATGCCTGCTGCGTTTCGACGGCGTGACCTTGCTCGAGCGTCATTTGCAGATGCTCGATGCGGCGGGCGTCACGGACGTCGTGCTGGCGCTTGGCTTTCAGCCGGAACTGGTCGAAGCCGAACTGGAGCGGATCGAGTGGCCGCACAAGGTCGAGATCAGGCTGAACCCGCGTTTTGACCTTGGCAGTGTGTTGACGGTGCATACCGTTGCGGATGCGATGACGAGCGGCGGCGACGTGCTGCTGATGGATGCTGATGTGCTTTATGACGAGCGCATTCTGAGCGCTCTGGTTGCGGGCGAGCATGCTAATCGCTTGTTGATCGATCGTGATTTCGAGGCTGGCGATGAGCCCGTCAAGTTGTGTCTGAAGGATGGCGTGCCGGTTGAGTTGCGCAAGCAACTGGCTGTTGGGCTTGAGTACGACACGATTGGTGAGTCGGTTGGGTTCTTCCGTCTGCGTGAAGAGACGGCAAAGCGATTTGCCGAGATCGTTGCTGGGTATGTTGATAGCGGGCGCGCGAATATGCCTCATGAAGAGGCGGTTCGGGATTTGCTGCTTGAGCGGAGTCATGTGTTTGATACCGCCGATGTCACCGGCGCGCCGTGGATCGAGATCGATTTTCCGAATGATGTTAAGCGGGCGGCGGCCGAAATTCTTCCTATGCTGCAGCCGATGGTGGGGGCTGGGCGGTAA
- a CDS encoding flippase-like domain-containing protein, with the protein MTRAAVILLTIGGGLFVALLAWQGFGSVVSTLMAAGWGLAVVAAFHLLPLVLDAGAISVMLDRRRKEVTELDAVFARWIGESVNSLLPAGQIGGPVMMVRQLSQRGLRMRDAAAAITVSTTLQALAQIVFAMLGLLLFGASAAHGAMHDLQTAALIATGVLAAMIIGFYMAQRRGLFGKALRVMSKVFGKRDWSALTTRADAVDVAVRELYDQRGKVAASFALSLAGWIIGTVEVWLALRFLGHPVGWVDALLLESLGQAIRGAAFAIPGSLGIQEGGYLLLAPLVGLPPEAALALSLVKRARELLLGLPGLLYLHFSERSWQRRRDSRLPAVD; encoded by the coding sequence GTGACGCGTGCCGCCGTGATCCTGCTGACGATCGGCGGCGGGCTGTTCGTCGCGTTGCTCGCATGGCAGGGCTTCGGCTCGGTCGTCTCGACGCTGATGGCAGCCGGCTGGGGTCTCGCCGTCGTCGCGGCGTTCCATTTGCTGCCGCTCGTGCTCGATGCGGGCGCGATCTCCGTGATGCTCGACAGGCGCCGCAAGGAAGTCACCGAACTCGATGCGGTGTTCGCGCGCTGGATCGGCGAATCGGTGAACAGCCTGTTGCCGGCTGGCCAGATCGGCGGACCTGTGATGATGGTGCGCCAGTTGTCGCAACGCGGGCTGCGCATGCGCGACGCCGCGGCCGCGATCACCGTCAGCACCACTTTGCAGGCGCTTGCGCAGATCGTTTTCGCGATGCTCGGCCTGCTGCTGTTCGGCGCGTCGGCTGCGCATGGCGCGATGCATGACTTGCAGACGGCGGCGCTGATCGCCACGGGCGTGCTGGCGGCGATGATCATCGGCTTCTATATGGCGCAGCGGCGCGGCCTGTTCGGCAAGGCGCTGCGCGTCATGTCGAAGGTATTCGGCAAGCGCGACTGGTCGGCGTTGACCACGCGCGCCGATGCCGTCGATGTCGCCGTGCGCGAACTGTACGACCAGCGCGGCAAGGTTGCGGCGAGCTTCGCTCTGAGCCTTGCGGGCTGGATCATCGGCACGGTGGAAGTGTGGCTGGCGCTGCGCTTCCTCGGTCATCCCGTTGGTTGGGTCGATGCGCTGCTGCTCGAAAGTCTCGGCCAGGCGATACGCGGCGCGGCTTTCGCGATTCCCGGCTCGCTCGGCATCCAGGAAGGCGGCTATCTGCTGCTCGCGCCGCTGGTCGGCCTGCCGCCCGAGGCGGCGCTGGCGTTGTCGCTGGTGAAGCGCGCGCGCGAGTTGCTGCTGGGTTTGCCGGGCCTGCTTTATCTGCATTTCAGCGAACGTAGCTGGCAGCGGCGGCGCGATTCGCGTCTGCCTGCTGTCGATTGA
- a CDS encoding HalD/BesD family halogenase: MSVPAEENVIATNPMEPAAGLAPASAVSGAAASSGVPDADRAVASRVRTFDNAQLRKDFDDQSAFLYLEDFLAPEVTAQLIAAARGLLPEVNRNYLPGHKQGGSVSRHTIDRLAPFIAQLYRSKELIGFLEQLTGDKLLLSPADDPHAYALYYYTKPGDHIGWHYDTSYYDGRRYTLLLGVIDESSCRLDYELHTRDPNKADLPGSVQIPPGGLVFFDGDKLRHRITPALDNEMRVSLTFEYVTDPNMRPWRRVISNLKDAIAYFGFRQVFSQFSRRNAKGEGA, encoded by the coding sequence ATGAGTGTGCCCGCAGAAGAAAACGTGATTGCAACGAACCCGATGGAACCCGCTGCCGGCCTTGCGCCGGCTTCTGCCGTTTCTGGGGCTGCTGCTTCGAGCGGTGTGCCCGATGCGGATCGCGCTGTCGCGAGCCGCGTCCGCACGTTCGACAATGCGCAACTGCGCAAGGACTTCGACGACCAGAGCGCGTTTCTGTACCTCGAAGATTTCCTCGCACCCGAAGTCACGGCGCAACTGATTGCTGCCGCGCGCGGGCTGCTGCCCGAAGTGAACCGCAACTATCTGCCGGGCCACAAGCAGGGTGGCAGCGTCAGCCGCCATACGATCGATCGCCTGGCGCCGTTCATCGCGCAGCTGTATCGCTCGAAAGAGCTGATCGGCTTCCTCGAGCAACTGACGGGCGACAAGCTGCTGCTGTCGCCGGCTGACGATCCGCACGCGTACGCGCTCTACTACTACACGAAGCCGGGCGATCATATCGGCTGGCACTACGACACGTCTTACTACGACGGTCGCCGCTATACGCTGCTGCTCGGTGTGATCGACGAATCGTCGTGCCGTCTCGACTACGAACTGCACACGCGCGACCCCAACAAGGCGGACCTGCCGGGCTCGGTGCAGATTCCGCCGGGCGGTCTCGTGTTCTTCGACGGCGACAAGCTGCGTCACCGCATCACCCCCGCGCTGGACAACGAAATGCGCGTCTCGCTGACGTTCGAGTACGTCACCGATCCGAACATGCGCCCGTGGCGCCGCGTGATTTCGAATCTGAAGGACGCGATTGCGTACTTCGGTTTCCGTCAGGTGTTCAGCCAGTTCTCGCGCCGTAACGCCAAAGGAGAAGGCGCGTGA
- a CDS encoding CDP-alcohol phosphatidyltransferase family protein, with product MTSQSHPPRDVPPPRMWDARLARRLIMPLVDTPVTPNHLTTVRLLIGLAGGLALARGGFAWTNVGAFLIVLSNFVDHTDGELARVSGKTSRIGHFYDLACDALVTVLLFGGMGYGMTSAQVGNLIGLAVPPFLLGTIAGIAVALIFFLRMRIEEMAGKMGTKQASVGGFETEDVLYLLPLVTLTGGVAPFLVAASIGAPLFAVYVVIDYRRVLRRARPAQKDSQALVS from the coding sequence ATGACTTCGCAATCACACCCTCCCCGGGACGTTCCGCCGCCCAGAATGTGGGACGCCCGGCTTGCCCGGCGGCTCATCATGCCGCTCGTGGATACACCCGTTACGCCCAATCACCTGACGACCGTGCGCCTGTTGATCGGTCTCGCAGGCGGCCTGGCGTTGGCGCGCGGCGGATTCGCGTGGACCAACGTCGGCGCGTTTCTGATCGTGCTGTCCAACTTCGTCGATCACACCGACGGTGAGCTCGCACGCGTCAGCGGCAAGACGAGCCGCATCGGTCATTTTTACGACCTCGCATGCGACGCGCTCGTGACGGTGCTGCTGTTCGGCGGCATGGGCTACGGCATGACGTCGGCGCAGGTCGGCAATCTGATCGGGCTGGCCGTGCCGCCGTTCCTGCTTGGTACTATCGCGGGCATCGCGGTCGCGCTGATTTTCTTCCTGCGCATGCGCATCGAGGAAATGGCGGGCAAGATGGGCACGAAGCAGGCGTCCGTCGGCGGCTTCGAAACCGAGGATGTGCTTTATCTGCTGCCGCTCGTCACGCTGACGGGCGGCGTCGCACCGTTTCTCGTGGCTGCGTCGATCGGCGCGCCGTTATTTGCTGTGTACGTGGTGATCGATTACCGGCGCGTCTTGCGCCGCGCTCGCCCGGCGCAAAAAGACAGTCAAGCGTTGGTGAGTTGA
- a CDS encoding HIT family protein: MPYDQQNPFARILRDELPSIRIYEDEHTVAMMDIMPQAEGHVLVLPKEPAAELFELSEDAAAAAIRTARKVAIAVKAALNPPGMMIAQLNGAASGQTVPHVHFHVIPRHDGIPLKIHAAERADLDELRVLARRIKAELDKPASA, from the coding sequence ATGCCCTACGATCAGCAGAACCCGTTTGCCCGCATCCTGCGCGACGAATTGCCGTCTATCCGCATCTATGAGGACGAGCACACCGTTGCGATGATGGACATCATGCCGCAGGCCGAAGGCCACGTGCTGGTTCTGCCGAAAGAGCCCGCCGCCGAGCTGTTCGAACTGTCGGAAGACGCGGCGGCCGCCGCGATCCGCACCGCGCGCAAGGTCGCGATTGCCGTGAAAGCCGCACTCAACCCGCCGGGAATGATGATCGCGCAACTGAACGGCGCAGCGTCCGGCCAGACCGTGCCGCACGTGCACTTTCACGTGATTCCGCGTCACGACGGCATTCCGTTGAAGATTCACGCGGCCGAGCGCGCCGATCTCGACGAGCTGCGCGTGCTGGCCAGGCGCATCAAGGCAGAACTGGACAAGCCCGCGTCCGCCTGA